One Gammaproteobacteria bacterium DNA window includes the following coding sequences:
- a CDS encoding alpha/beta hydrolase, whose amino-acid sequence MPYATSYRLNQSVQIYYEDIGELSSPIVVMQHGDGNDSQNWKSLGYVEKLLPYVRLILIDYLGYGQSEKIYDPNAYTMPLLSSDTIAVLNHINVNTEVTFFGGSMGARVGYELATTKEYAKYFNKFIINGMVASHFDIVTEFAKWVDMGGMPYVAEQMEKTFMVEPFPKAIRETFLNNDPAAYRAANLNPWPSITDKLHLIDKPVLLICGEKAGERADMEQSAALIKQAQLKIIPKLDHAQAYWYAHEVVPLILDFILDIVSTEL is encoded by the coding sequence ATGCCTTATGCTACTAGTTATAGATTGAACCAATCTGTACAAATTTATTATGAAGATATTGGTGAACTATCATCACCTATAGTGGTGATGCAACATGGTGATGGTAATGATTCTCAGAACTGGAAATCATTAGGCTATGTTGAAAAATTACTTCCCTACGTTCGCCTGATTTTAATTGATTATTTAGGTTATGGGCAAAGCGAAAAAATCTACGATCCTAATGCATACACAATGCCTTTACTGTCTAGCGATACTATCGCAGTATTAAATCACATTAATGTAAACACCGAGGTTACTTTCTTCGGTGGCTCCATGGGAGCAAGGGTAGGGTACGAACTAGCCACAACCAAGGAGTATGCCAAGTACTTTAATAAATTTATTATTAATGGCATGGTCGCATCGCATTTCGATATCGTCACTGAATTTGCCAAGTGGGTTGATATGGGTGGAATGCCCTATGTAGCAGAACAAATGGAAAAAACTTTTATGGTTGAGCCTTTTCCTAAAGCCATAAGAGAAACTTTTTTAAATAATGACCCTGCAGCGTATCGCGCTGCAAATTTAAATCCATGGCCTAGTATTACAGATAAACTACACCTTATAGATAAACCCGTTTTACTGATTTGCGGAGAAAAAGCAGGCGAACGTGCGGATATGGAACAAAGTGCAGCTTTAATCAAGCAAGCGCAACTTAAAATTATTCCCAAACTAGACCATGCACAAGCCTATTGGTATGCGCATGAAGTTGTACCTTTGATACTTGATTTTATTTTGGATATAGTGTCGACAGAGCTGTGA
- a CDS encoding type II toxin-antitoxin system VapC family toxin has product MKGLLLDTHIWIWLMEGSKEINHKQRKMINEAAQQSVVGIAAISIWEAAMLVEKGRIKLEKPLLAWVQEALALPGVELKPLTPEIAVESSQLPGNFHGDPADRLIVATARMHQLTLLTQDKKILDYAKKEFLSAV; this is encoded by the coding sequence ATGAAAGGATTGTTATTAGACACTCACATTTGGATTTGGTTAATGGAAGGTAGCAAGGAAATAAATCATAAACAACGAAAAATGATTAATGAAGCCGCACAGCAAAGCGTAGTAGGAATTGCTGCCATTTCGATATGGGAGGCGGCCATGCTGGTAGAAAAAGGTCGGATTAAATTAGAAAAGCCACTATTAGCCTGGGTGCAAGAAGCTTTAGCATTACCGGGTGTTGAATTAAAACCGCTAACTCCAGAAATAGCAGTAGAAAGCTCGCAACTTCCAGGTAATTTTCATGGTGATCCTGCTGATCGTCTTATTGTAGCTACTGCACGAATGCATCAGCTTACTTTGCTAACGCAAGATAAAAAAATTTTAGATTACGCAAAAAAAGAATTTTTATCTGCAGTTTGA
- a CDS encoding type II toxin-antitoxin system prevent-host-death family antitoxin: protein MEKTIAAGQFKAQCLQLMDYVQEKHLTFVITKHGIPIAKLVPIEEEAINLYGAMKGTVKIIGDIISPIDEKWDVES, encoded by the coding sequence ATGGAAAAAACCATAGCCGCTGGGCAATTTAAAGCACAATGCTTGCAATTAATGGATTATGTGCAAGAGAAGCATCTGACTTTTGTGATTACTAAGCATGGCATTCCCATTGCTAAATTAGTCCCAATAGAAGAAGAAGCAATTAATTTATATGGTGCCATGAAGGGAACTGTAAAAATTATAGGGGATATTATCTCTCCCATTGATGAGAAATGGGATGTGGAATCATGA
- a CDS encoding SDR family oxidoreductase has product MMNSQWIQKFSLENQVAIVTGAAGGLGQQLARILLDAGAKVILTDIDAERLNTISQQLDPSQQHIFVQSCDVTQKQSICNLIEAIEKRFSSVDILINCAGILGNDSLIMEVTEEEWDAVINVNLKGMWLISTAVAKFMMAKSIKGKIVNISSSLGLRSQLGRIPYATSKAGVEHLTRNMAMELVQYDIRVNCLAPGWMNTQMVTDLLNGPEGDKYRKTIPMRRTAEPEELTGALLLLASDASSYMTGTVIRVDGGYAYCGIDD; this is encoded by the coding sequence ATGATGAACAGCCAATGGATTCAAAAATTTTCTTTAGAAAATCAAGTTGCGATTGTTACCGGTGCCGCAGGCGGATTAGGTCAACAATTAGCCAGGATTCTATTAGACGCAGGCGCCAAAGTCATATTAACGGATATCGATGCAGAACGATTGAACACAATCTCCCAGCAGCTTGATCCCTCCCAGCAGCATATCTTCGTACAATCCTGTGATGTTACCCAAAAGCAAAGTATCTGCAATTTAATTGAGGCTATTGAAAAACGCTTTTCTTCTGTGGATATATTGATTAACTGCGCAGGCATATTAGGCAATGATTCCTTAATAATGGAAGTGACTGAAGAAGAATGGGATGCTGTCATCAATGTGAATTTAAAAGGCATGTGGTTAATTTCAACTGCAGTTGCAAAATTCATGATGGCCAAGTCTATTAAAGGCAAAATTGTTAATATCTCTTCATCCTTAGGCTTGAGATCACAGCTCGGGCGCATCCCCTATGCTACTTCCAAAGCTGGAGTTGAACATCTCACTCGAAATATGGCTATGGAATTGGTGCAATATGATATTCGCGTTAATTGCCTTGCACCTGGATGGATGAATACCCAAATGGTCACAGATTTATTAAATGGACCTGAGGGTGATAAATACCGCAAAACAATTCCCATGCGCCGCACAGCAGAACCCGAAGAACTCACTGGAGCATTACTATTGCTGGCTTCTGACGCATCCAGCTATATGACCGGCACGGTGATTCGCGTTGATGGCGGATATGCCTATTGCGGCATTGATGACTAA
- a CDS encoding alpha/beta hydrolase: protein MARSKPELIILPGWAGDSSLWQHQCVNLTDLVTPKVIVVTEQPSIEKMAEEVLSSASEKFILLGHSLGGLIAQWIAIHHPHKVNKLILLATWTGFSSPELVTFFKKMLQKIRNDERESLWNDIKSNLVYSQHDHRENLLQTIHACLAQFPTQGLINQTLAEINAIDTSPLLHKIQCPTLIIHGRQDAFFPLQIHEHIRDHIANAKLTIIETCGHMLSIEQPEAITALIRLWVQ from the coding sequence ATGGCAAGAAGCAAACCAGAACTCATTATTTTACCCGGCTGGGCTGGCGACAGCAGCCTATGGCAACATCAATGCGTCAATCTGACAGACCTGGTTACACCTAAAGTAATCGTAGTTACAGAGCAACCATCCATTGAAAAAATGGCAGAAGAAGTGCTATCTTCAGCATCTGAAAAATTTATTTTGTTGGGTCATTCCTTGGGAGGATTGATCGCCCAATGGATTGCCATTCACCATCCACATAAAGTAAATAAACTCATTTTGCTAGCGACATGGACTGGATTTTCCAGCCCAGAATTAGTTACATTTTTTAAAAAAATGCTGCAAAAAATTAGAAATGATGAAAGAGAATCCTTATGGAACGACATTAAATCTAATCTTGTTTATTCTCAACATGACCATAGAGAAAATCTGCTGCAAACCATCCATGCGTGTCTGGCACAATTTCCCACCCAAGGCTTAATCAACCAAACACTGGCCGAAATAAATGCCATTGACACTTCACCTTTGTTACATAAAATCCAATGCCCTACCCTAATCATACATGGACGTCAGGATGCTTTTTTTCCATTACAAATCCATGAGCATATTAGAGATCATATAGCAAATGCCAAATTAACGATAATCGAAACTTGCGGACATATGTTATCTATTGAACAGCCGGAAGCTATCACCGCGCTAATACGACTATGGGTTCAATAG